Proteins found in one Legionella pneumophila subsp. pascullei genomic segment:
- a CDS encoding ABC transporter ATP-binding protein, with product MTNRLPNHLSSFVWHFLKPYRSIVMLFILLALLAGFWGPFNSLLVKSFINTLAAKASQDLSFLYWIAGLLVLNFIVFDNITWRTLGYLNYKYEAVIKNQIISQTFEYVLGGSTQFFQDNLSGRIADQITTLADNLEIILHRVSVDFLRGASLLVVSFITAYFVNVLFFYILFLWFIAFASFSIWMSARLVQLSDDHASSESQLSGQLVDSLANQSNIRIFSRKIYEVERMNTFFRLVKRAFQRKELFIVLLCCAQGGMIAVMMGFSSITLIHLYGKGLVSIGDFALILGLSMELGHMMWYTMYQVDQFNQALGKARQSLKALVIPHEIKDKNNASQLVVTQGQIEFFRVKFHYQGGYSLFQNKSVTIEAGQKVGLVGYSGSGKSTFVNLILRLYEVVEGQILIDGQNLSEVTQESLRQAIAMIPQDPTLFHRSLMDNIRYGRTDATDEEVILASRKAHAHEFISLLPEGYKTLVGERGVKLSGGQRQRIAIARAILKNAPILILDEATSQLDSITESNIQESLWELMQGKTTLVIAHRLSTLLHMDRILVFDKGHIVEDGNHNELLKRGGLYKTLWNAQVGGFLPDQQNEKGE from the coding sequence ATGACTAATCGTTTGCCCAATCACTTGAGTTCTTTTGTGTGGCATTTTTTAAAACCATATCGAAGCATAGTGATGTTATTTATCCTGCTTGCCCTATTGGCTGGGTTTTGGGGACCGTTTAATAGTTTATTGGTTAAGTCTTTCATTAATACTTTAGCTGCAAAGGCAAGTCAGGACCTCTCTTTTTTGTATTGGATTGCTGGATTATTGGTATTGAACTTTATTGTTTTTGACAATATAACCTGGCGCACCCTTGGGTACTTGAACTATAAATATGAAGCCGTGATTAAAAACCAGATTATTAGCCAGACGTTTGAGTATGTATTGGGAGGTAGCACGCAATTTTTTCAGGATAATCTCTCCGGGAGGATTGCCGATCAAATTACCACACTTGCAGATAATCTTGAGATTATTTTACATCGCGTGTCTGTAGATTTTCTTCGTGGTGCTTCACTATTAGTGGTTTCATTTATTACAGCCTATTTTGTGAATGTTTTGTTTTTCTATATTTTATTTCTTTGGTTCATTGCCTTTGCCTCATTTAGTATTTGGATGTCAGCTCGATTAGTCCAGTTGTCTGATGACCATGCAAGTTCTGAATCACAGCTTTCCGGGCAATTGGTAGATAGTCTGGCAAATCAATCCAATATTCGTATCTTTTCGCGAAAAATCTACGAAGTGGAACGCATGAACACTTTCTTTCGCTTGGTAAAACGGGCTTTTCAAAGAAAAGAGCTGTTTATAGTTTTGTTATGTTGCGCACAAGGTGGAATGATTGCAGTGATGATGGGTTTTTCATCGATTACTTTAATCCATTTATATGGCAAGGGTCTTGTAAGCATAGGTGATTTTGCCTTGATTCTGGGACTTTCCATGGAGTTAGGCCATATGATGTGGTACACCATGTATCAAGTGGATCAGTTTAACCAAGCCTTAGGCAAAGCAAGACAAAGTTTAAAAGCATTGGTGATACCCCATGAGATTAAGGATAAAAACAATGCATCTCAATTAGTCGTTACTCAAGGACAAATTGAATTTTTCAGGGTGAAATTTCATTACCAAGGCGGTTATTCTCTGTTCCAGAATAAATCCGTAACAATTGAAGCAGGTCAAAAAGTGGGTTTAGTAGGTTATTCAGGCAGTGGTAAATCGACTTTTGTGAATCTGATTTTACGACTTTATGAGGTTGTGGAGGGGCAGATTCTCATTGATGGTCAAAACCTATCCGAAGTCACTCAAGAGAGTTTAAGGCAAGCCATTGCCATGATTCCTCAAGACCCAACACTTTTTCATCGAAGCTTAATGGACAACATACGCTATGGTAGGACGGATGCAACGGACGAGGAGGTCATATTAGCCTCCAGGAAAGCACATGCACATGAATTCATAAGTCTTTTGCCAGAAGGCTATAAAACCCTGGTAGGAGAACGTGGGGTTAAGCTTTCAGGTGGTCAGCGTCAGCGTATTGCGATTGCAAGGGCTATCTTGAAAAATGCTCCAATTTTAATCCTGGATGAAGCCACGTCTCAGCTTGACTCCATTACAGAATCCAATATTCAAGAGAGTCTCTGGGAGTTAATGCAAGGAAAGACAACCCTGGTTATTGCGCATCGCTTGTCTACTCTTCTGCATATGGACAGAATTTTAGTCTTTGATAAAGGCCATATTGTTGAAGATGGGAATCATAACGAACTATTGAAGCGTGGTGGTTTGTACAAAACCTTGTGGAATGCGCAGGTTGGTGGCTTTTTGCCAGATCAACAGAATGAGAAAGGAGAGTAA
- a CDS encoding GNAT family N-acetyltransferase, producing the protein MSVKQEQHLIKVVPYDSSWSMQFEQEAEQIKKALGNNCIDIHHIGSTSVPGLAAKPVIDMIPVVLDLSKVDSANTAMRTLGFEAKGEYGIPFRRYFQKGDNQRTHHAHVFELGNSEIERHLKFRDWMRSHPEDREAYARLKQELARQYSDDITAYCLGKEDFIAIIDKKAGFNGLRMVKALTPREWDKVRHFRQFYFFDKAGLSDPYTWTFEHDAHVHFVLFQGSEIIGYTHLQLWPHNRAALRIIVIDELKRNHQYGNRFLTLCEKWLKSQGYQSLHVESSPDALRFYRNNGYIDMSFDDPDGYEGDAEDTAVGKIL; encoded by the coding sequence ATGTCAGTTAAGCAAGAGCAGCATCTCATCAAAGTAGTACCTTATGATTCGAGTTGGTCTATGCAATTTGAACAGGAAGCAGAACAGATAAAAAAAGCGTTAGGTAATAATTGCATTGATATTCATCATATCGGTTCCACCTCAGTACCTGGTTTGGCTGCAAAACCAGTCATCGATATGATTCCAGTTGTTTTAGACCTAAGCAAAGTAGATAGTGCCAATACTGCCATGCGAACACTTGGCTTTGAAGCAAAAGGAGAATACGGTATTCCCTTTCGCCGCTATTTCCAAAAGGGAGATAATCAACGAACACATCATGCTCATGTTTTTGAGCTTGGAAACTCCGAAATTGAGCGCCACTTAAAGTTTAGGGATTGGATGAGATCTCATCCGGAAGATAGAGAAGCTTATGCGCGTTTAAAACAAGAGTTGGCACGCCAATATTCTGATGACATTACCGCCTATTGCTTGGGTAAAGAAGATTTTATTGCAATCATTGATAAAAAAGCAGGGTTTAATGGATTAAGAATGGTTAAGGCATTAACACCTCGTGAATGGGATAAAGTACGCCATTTCAGACAATTTTATTTTTTTGACAAGGCCGGTCTTTCTGATCCTTATACCTGGACTTTTGAGCATGATGCGCATGTTCATTTTGTTTTATTTCAAGGAAGCGAAATCATTGGCTATACTCATTTGCAATTATGGCCTCATAACAGAGCAGCACTACGTATTATCGTTATCGATGAGCTTAAAAGAAACCATCAATACGGTAACCGTTTTTTGACATTATGTGAAAAATGGCTCAAAAGTCAGGGCTATCAAAGTTTGCATGTTGAGTCGTCACCAGATGCTCTAAGATTTTATCGAAATAATGGTTATATCGATATGTCTTTTGATGATCCCGATGGCTATGAAGGTGATGCCGAAGATACTGCAGTAGGGAAAATATTATGA
- a CDS encoding c-type cytochrome, whose protein sequence is MDKSLKLMFLLVYAINFALLSTCCFGESDSTEKQLKIIIADKTYTLSDLKKQFKTIRVSIPLNPAYNNEKKVYYAFDMNQILTKLLAVDLQKNNADQLVLAQTVDKYVSQTPLLYFTTKGQAYLAYQEAPETISDNNITKDGRWSYINQHGKKDNPGPFYIVWDNTSTYPASWPYQVISIQIVNKKDLTFSRFLNPLHASESIKNGHHVFNNICSTCHSLFYKGAQGRAPDLGMVTSYLTPSDISKLVKNGRGYMPPIGKNLSPEEINDLIEFLIWVNAQSSKLKCEIND, encoded by the coding sequence ATGGACAAGAGCCTTAAATTAATGTTTCTACTGGTCTATGCAATTAACTTTGCATTACTCTCAACATGTTGTTTTGGGGAATCCGACTCAACAGAAAAACAACTTAAAATAATTATTGCTGATAAGACATATACGCTGTCAGATCTAAAAAAACAGTTTAAAACCATTCGTGTTAGTATCCCTCTTAATCCAGCTTATAATAATGAGAAAAAAGTATACTATGCTTTTGATATGAATCAGATTTTGACAAAATTATTAGCCGTAGATTTACAAAAAAACAATGCCGACCAGTTAGTATTAGCTCAAACAGTAGATAAATATGTGTCTCAAACTCCTCTGTTGTATTTTACGACAAAAGGTCAAGCCTATCTTGCTTATCAAGAAGCGCCCGAAACAATTTCTGACAATAACATCACCAAAGATGGTCGTTGGAGTTACATTAATCAGCACGGTAAAAAAGATAATCCCGGTCCTTTCTATATTGTATGGGATAATACAAGCACCTACCCTGCCAGTTGGCCATACCAGGTTATTTCGATACAAATAGTGAATAAAAAAGACCTGACTTTTTCTCGTTTCTTAAATCCTTTGCATGCATCAGAGTCTATAAAAAATGGTCATCATGTTTTTAATAATATATGCTCCACTTGCCACTCTCTATTTTACAAGGGTGCTCAAGGACGCGCACCAGACTTAGGCATGGTGACGAGCTACTTAACACCTTCTGATATCAGTAAGCTTGTAAAGAATGGGCGAGGATACATGCCACCGATAGGCAAAAATCTTTCTCCGGAAGAAATTAATGATCTCATTGAATTTTTAATCTGGGTTAACGCACAATCATCCAAACTAAAATGCGAAATTAATGACTAA
- a CDS encoding ABC-F family ATP-binding cassette domain-containing protein, producing the protein MNHKPIQFKDISLIYPHKTCFQDFSGEIHFGDRIALIGRNGSGKSTLLKMLCGLSLAPVGEIKVPRDVRFGHLPQVIEDYPDLSGGQRLNQVLSKILSDEPNVLLLDEPTNHLDHHNRRSLLSMLKHYPGTLIIASHDTELINTVIDTLWHIDLGQVAVFRGAYSDYQQMLEDKKTSIKQELSRIAQQKKESHLALMREQERNKRSRVQGEKKIAQRKWPTIRSHTKLANAITIGNKRLSHINHKKQQLLEELSSLNLTEVIKPKFKLKGLKHHKPLIRIQDASIAYESGMILKDIHFHLSGCERAALHGNNASGKSTFVKAILGESQIKRTGEWTVPNCNTIGYLDQHYQHLNFNETVLDLMSSKMPHASYAEIRAHLNDFLFRKNEEVEIKVKSLSGGEKARLSLALIAAQPPKLLILDEITNNVDLETRTHIIEALSEFPGAMLVISHDHNFLESIHIETNYQIHHGKLSGFNDAYLEVIHHD; encoded by the coding sequence ATGAACCATAAACCGATTCAATTTAAAGACATCAGTCTTATCTATCCACATAAAACCTGTTTTCAAGATTTTAGTGGAGAAATCCATTTTGGCGATCGCATTGCACTAATTGGTCGTAATGGCTCAGGAAAATCGACGCTACTCAAGATGCTTTGTGGTCTTTCTTTGGCCCCTGTTGGCGAGATTAAAGTACCCCGTGATGTTCGTTTTGGTCATTTACCACAAGTAATAGAGGATTATCCTGATTTAAGTGGTGGTCAACGATTAAACCAAGTATTAAGCAAAATATTGTCGGATGAACCTAATGTTTTGTTGTTAGATGAACCAACGAATCATCTGGATCACCATAATCGTCGTTCTTTACTGAGTATGCTTAAACATTATCCTGGGACATTAATCATTGCCTCTCACGATACAGAACTCATCAATACAGTCATAGATACTCTATGGCATATTGATTTAGGTCAAGTGGCTGTATTTAGAGGAGCTTATTCTGATTATCAACAAATGCTTGAGGACAAAAAAACATCGATTAAGCAGGAGTTATCAAGGATTGCACAACAGAAAAAAGAATCACATCTTGCTTTAATGAGAGAACAAGAGCGCAATAAACGCTCGCGTGTTCAGGGTGAAAAGAAGATAGCCCAACGCAAATGGCCAACGATTCGGTCTCATACCAAGCTCGCCAATGCAATTACAATAGGCAATAAACGATTAAGTCACATTAACCATAAAAAACAACAATTGCTCGAGGAGCTTTCCTCTCTAAACCTTACGGAGGTGATTAAGCCCAAATTTAAATTAAAGGGACTTAAGCATCATAAACCCTTAATCAGAATTCAAGACGCTTCGATTGCCTACGAGTCTGGCATGATTCTTAAAGATATTCATTTTCACCTTAGCGGTTGCGAACGAGCCGCATTACATGGCAACAATGCGTCAGGTAAGTCGACCTTTGTCAAAGCGATCTTGGGGGAAAGTCAAATTAAGAGGACGGGAGAGTGGACTGTGCCTAATTGCAATACAATAGGCTATCTCGATCAGCATTATCAACATTTGAACTTTAATGAAACGGTTTTGGATTTAATGAGCTCTAAGATGCCCCATGCATCTTATGCAGAAATTCGTGCTCATTTAAATGATTTTTTATTTCGCAAAAACGAGGAAGTAGAAATTAAGGTCAAAAGTCTTTCTGGTGGTGAAAAGGCAAGGCTTTCTTTAGCATTGATTGCGGCTCAACCGCCTAAACTACTTATTTTAGATGAGATCACTAACAATGTAGATTTGGAAACACGCACTCATATCATTGAGGCACTGAGTGAATTTCCAGGCGCAATGCTCGTCATTTCTCACGACCATAACTTTTTAGAATCCATTCACATTGAAACTAATTATCAGATTCATCATGGAAAGTTATCTGGTTTCAATGATGCCTATTTGGAGGTAATCCATCATGACTAA
- a CDS encoding MerR family transcriptional regulator codes for MTQWFVKDLSQLTGVSVQTLHHYDRIGLLKPSLRLANGYRVYSEKDLLKLQQIIALKFFGFELSQIKTLLAEESNALSHFNSQARLLEQKASTLLEGAKTLRRIIDTVDKNQSIPWETIIQLIEVYKMTEHLEHGWVKEIFTPDELKQYVEFEKEMKANATPEQKAAMENNWSQLVNEVKNNLKQDPDSKTGVYLGKKIMDWVNGVYGKKYAHLRTKKFEQGFGEGKGLDEVGLTPEIVSWMDKAMDAYWRDRIYGILEQVGKTSSSIVLNLWNEMLVDMYGEETSRKNAIYEIALNDDKVSPEAKAWLRNILNS; via the coding sequence ATGACTCAATGGTTCGTAAAAGATTTAAGCCAATTAACAGGTGTATCAGTGCAAACCTTACACCACTATGACCGCATAGGATTGCTTAAACCTTCATTACGACTTGCCAATGGGTACCGTGTTTACTCTGAGAAGGATTTATTGAAATTGCAACAGATTATTGCTTTGAAGTTTTTTGGTTTTGAGTTGTCGCAAATTAAAACCTTGCTTGCTGAAGAAAGTAATGCGCTCAGCCATTTTAATAGCCAGGCTCGGCTGTTAGAGCAAAAGGCATCCACTTTACTCGAGGGGGCTAAAACTTTGAGGCGCATTATCGACACTGTTGACAAAAATCAATCTATCCCTTGGGAAACCATTATTCAACTGATAGAGGTATATAAAATGACAGAACATCTTGAGCACGGCTGGGTGAAAGAAATATTCACGCCGGATGAATTAAAACAATACGTTGAGTTTGAAAAAGAAATGAAAGCCAATGCAACGCCTGAGCAAAAAGCGGCTATGGAAAACAATTGGTCTCAGTTAGTCAATGAGGTAAAAAATAATCTTAAGCAAGATCCTGACTCAAAAACAGGGGTTTATCTAGGGAAGAAGATAATGGATTGGGTTAATGGGGTATACGGTAAAAAATACGCCCATTTAAGAACCAAAAAATTTGAACAGGGCTTTGGGGAAGGGAAAGGTCTTGATGAGGTTGGATTAACACCAGAAATCGTATCATGGATGGATAAAGCGATGGATGCTTACTGGAGAGACCGAATCTACGGGATTCTTGAGCAAGTCGGGAAAACTTCCTCTTCAATTGTATTAAATCTTTGGAATGAAATGCTGGTTGATATGTATGGCGAGGAAACGTCACGTAAAAATGCCATATATGAAATCGCTTTAAATGACGATAAGGTTAGCCCTGAGGCAAAAGCCTGGCTTAGAAATATTTTAAATTCCTAA
- the blaOXA gene encoding class D beta-lactamase gives MKKIIVFLCMGLLFCVSTWAQGTCFLATEKQTVLKREGNDCNQRYSPASTFKIALSLMGFDSGILKDELHPEWPYKKEYELYLNVWKYPHNPRTWIRDSCVWYSQALTRQLGMKRFKGYIDAFHYGNQDVSGDKGQNNGLTHAWLSSSLAISPIEQIQFLQKIIHKKLPVSQKAYTMTKNIIYIQELPGGWKLYGKTGTGRQLTKDKSQKLPLQHGWFVGWIEKDGRVITFAKHISDSKENNTFASFRAKNDALIQLFNLINELEK, from the coding sequence ATGAAGAAAATAATTGTGTTTTTGTGTATGGGATTATTATTTTGTGTCTCTACCTGGGCTCAAGGTACCTGTTTTTTGGCAACGGAAAAACAAACTGTGTTAAAACGCGAAGGTAATGATTGTAATCAACGCTATTCGCCAGCATCAACTTTTAAAATTGCACTGAGCCTTATGGGCTTTGATTCTGGTATATTAAAAGATGAGCTTCATCCTGAATGGCCATACAAAAAGGAATATGAACTTTATCTGAATGTATGGAAATACCCTCATAACCCGCGCACCTGGATTAGAGACTCCTGTGTTTGGTATTCACAGGCATTAACTCGACAATTGGGCATGAAGCGATTTAAGGGTTATATTGATGCATTTCACTATGGTAATCAGGATGTTTCGGGAGATAAAGGTCAAAATAACGGCTTAACCCATGCCTGGCTTTCAAGTTCACTTGCTATCTCACCCATAGAGCAAATTCAATTTCTACAAAAAATAATCCATAAAAAACTACCCGTGAGTCAAAAGGCTTATACCATGACTAAAAACATCATATACATCCAGGAGTTGCCTGGTGGGTGGAAGCTTTATGGAAAAACTGGAACTGGTCGGCAGTTAACAAAAGATAAAAGCCAAAAATTGCCTTTACAACATGGATGGTTCGTAGGTTGGATTGAAAAGGATGGTCGTGTGATTACTTTTGCAAAGCATATTTCAGATAGTAAAGAGAATAACACTTTTGCCAGTTTTAGAGCGAAAAATGATGCTCTGATTCAATTGTTTAACCTCATTAATGAGCTGGAGAAATAA
- a CDS encoding BlaI/MecI/CopY family transcriptional regulator encodes MSAKKNSSIHERLLTEVELELMNIIWNLEKVTIKEVVSHLPKERPLAYTTVATVIKVLEQKGFLECQKNSYAHVFTPIVTKSEYESTCIDHMVANVFDGEPRALVQRLLMARKLQHDDIQAIEEALKQLNVGEKQPEVL; translated from the coding sequence ATGTCGGCAAAAAAAAACTCATCAATTCATGAGCGCCTTCTTACAGAGGTAGAGCTTGAATTAATGAACATTATCTGGAATCTTGAAAAGGTAACGATTAAAGAAGTTGTTTCACATTTGCCTAAGGAAAGACCATTGGCCTACACAACAGTGGCAACAGTAATAAAAGTGCTGGAGCAAAAGGGATTTCTTGAGTGTCAAAAAAATTCCTATGCTCATGTTTTTACTCCCATAGTTACAAAATCCGAGTATGAAAGCACTTGTATTGATCATATGGTTGCCAATGTTTTTGATGGAGAACCCCGAGCACTTGTCCAAAGACTTTTGATGGCCAGAAAGTTACAGCACGATGACATTCAAGCCATTGAAGAAGCACTTAAACAATTAAACGTTGGTGAAAAACAGCCAGAGGTGTTGTAA
- a CDS encoding GNAT family N-acetyltransferase, with translation MVKELGISIEPQQANVIIKVLELSEIPILANAFQKANWQKPASLFEAYYQEQQKFLRVVWVAYFREQIAGYVTLKWISQYQSFAHQKIPEIMDLNVLPSFRKQGVGTALLQAAEEKAASESDVVGIGVGLYGGHDGGYGQAQRLYVNRGYIPDGLGVTYGYKPTVPGQVYPLDDDFILWLTKKLR, from the coding sequence ATGGTAAAAGAGCTTGGCATTTCAATTGAGCCTCAACAAGCTAATGTCATTATTAAGGTACTTGAATTATCCGAAATCCCCATTCTGGCCAATGCGTTTCAGAAAGCAAATTGGCAAAAACCTGCTTCATTGTTTGAAGCATATTACCAAGAACAGCAGAAGTTTCTTCGGGTGGTATGGGTGGCATATTTTCGAGAACAAATTGCTGGCTATGTTACTCTAAAATGGATATCACAATACCAGTCGTTCGCTCATCAAAAAATTCCGGAAATTATGGACTTAAATGTGCTGCCCTCTTTTCGTAAACAGGGAGTGGGAACTGCTCTACTGCAGGCTGCTGAAGAAAAAGCAGCAAGTGAAAGTGATGTCGTAGGTATTGGCGTTGGTTTATATGGCGGCCATGATGGAGGATATGGACAAGCTCAAAGGCTTTATGTCAATCGAGGTTATATCCCTGATGGTTTAGGTGTCACTTACGGTTATAAGCCAACTGTTCCAGGGCAGGTCTATCCTTTAGATGATGATTTTATTTTATGGTTAACAAAAAAATTAAGATGA
- a CDS encoding M56 family metallopeptidase — MLLIEILLSIHCLLLISSLFIGLPWLANRPSFKLKLLRFLLVSCVFSPFIVHCVNPDQKPERQNYVSFDALQEYVSQPIFKTEPVKFNHELLSSFTLINVSYCQLFYVVFYLFVLFRGYHLLSGLSHLKLILTEAIPYRTSGKLIIKVSHRCHVPFSVLLFNKAYIVLPVSLLSSSRNVRIAIAHEGQHHRNGDCLWAYFIEIMRIILFGNSGVTRWCRVLGDLQEFSCDEVLVGHLKISAHDYGRCLFNVVQTVSQCSLSSNRKFACTVGMALGKQNEDCTFIIRRISMLSTYPPNASKSLLLRIAFTGFSILMPICVAYSAAGTLSSNKAKIVDTSHLDSGMQNIAEREIAAAVKRYHAKSGVIAIADPNTGNIIAFAESNQNKEQNSWKSRVFSPGSTIKPFIAAAAIDSGNSYEAKSYDCHSPYYIEDKTFTNYNSNVGSASLAEAIAKSINVCLIKVSQETGAPVIRKKLSEFGFDMNTWWQADQSDDIQLAMASLGENIPVTIESLIKSYAILANKGHPFDRGNRAIISETSTNSINHMLENAVTKGTGKLAVIPGVPVAGKTGTVIENNKYLALFAGYVPVDNPRYVLLVVIEQGYSRKNGETLTSGGELAAPVFRNVAMDVLGSTNR; from the coding sequence ATGTTATTGATAGAAATTTTATTAAGTATTCATTGCTTACTCCTCATCAGCTCACTATTTATAGGACTTCCTTGGCTAGCAAATAGACCATCTTTTAAACTGAAATTATTACGTTTTTTATTGGTTAGTTGTGTGTTTTCTCCATTCATAGTTCATTGTGTAAATCCTGATCAAAAACCTGAACGACAGAACTATGTATCATTTGATGCTCTGCAAGAGTATGTAAGCCAACCTATCTTTAAAACAGAACCTGTAAAATTCAATCATGAATTGCTTTCCAGCTTTACATTGATCAATGTAAGTTATTGTCAGCTTTTTTATGTAGTGTTTTATTTGTTCGTCTTGTTTCGTGGTTATCACCTGTTATCAGGTTTAAGCCACTTGAAATTGATCTTGACTGAAGCAATTCCTTATCGAACCTCCGGTAAATTAATTATTAAAGTTTCTCACCGATGCCATGTCCCTTTCTCAGTATTGCTGTTTAATAAAGCTTACATTGTATTACCAGTCTCTTTGCTTTCTTCTTCCAGGAATGTGAGGATTGCGATTGCTCATGAAGGACAACATCATCGTAATGGAGATTGTTTATGGGCTTATTTTATTGAAATCATGCGCATTATCCTATTCGGGAATTCCGGTGTTACTCGATGGTGTCGTGTTTTAGGCGACTTACAAGAATTTTCATGTGATGAAGTATTGGTTGGCCACCTAAAAATTTCGGCACATGACTACGGCCGCTGTCTTTTTAATGTTGTACAGACAGTATCCCAATGTTCTCTGTCATCTAACCGAAAATTTGCATGCACGGTAGGTATGGCCTTGGGCAAACAAAACGAAGACTGTACTTTTATCATCAGGAGAATTTCAATGCTATCAACTTATCCACCCAACGCATCTAAATCCTTGTTATTAAGGATAGCATTTACAGGGTTTTCTATTTTAATGCCAATATGTGTTGCCTATTCGGCAGCAGGAACCTTGAGCAGTAACAAGGCAAAAATCGTCGATACTTCTCACTTGGATTCCGGAATGCAAAACATTGCCGAGAGAGAAATTGCAGCTGCAGTCAAACGATATCACGCAAAATCAGGAGTTATTGCGATAGCTGATCCTAATACTGGCAATATTATTGCATTTGCTGAATCAAACCAGAATAAAGAACAAAACAGTTGGAAATCACGAGTTTTTTCACCCGGGTCTACCATTAAACCTTTTATTGCAGCTGCTGCAATCGATTCTGGGAATAGCTATGAAGCAAAGAGCTATGATTGTCATTCACCTTATTACATAGAAGACAAAACATTTACTAACTATAATTCCAATGTTGGATCGGCTTCTTTAGCTGAGGCTATCGCAAAATCTATCAATGTGTGCCTAATCAAGGTCTCTCAAGAGACTGGAGCACCAGTAATCCGTAAAAAACTCTCTGAATTTGGTTTTGACATGAACACTTGGTGGCAAGCGGACCAAAGTGACGATATACAACTGGCAATGGCGTCACTTGGAGAGAATATTCCTGTCACAATCGAATCGTTAATAAAGTCTTATGCCATCCTTGCTAACAAAGGACATCCATTTGATAGAGGAAATAGAGCTATTATTTCAGAAACAAGCACTAACTCAATAAATCATATGCTAGAGAATGCTGTTACAAAGGGCACAGGAAAACTCGCAGTTATTCCTGGTGTCCCTGTAGCTGGCAAGACAGGAACTGTTATTGAAAATAATAAGTATCTTGCTTTGTTTGCCGGGTATGTGCCGGTGGATAATCCACGTTATGTTTTATTAGTTGTGATTGAACAAGGTTATTCAAGAAAAAATGGAGAGACATTAACTTCGGGAGGGGAGTTGGCTGCTCCAGTATTCCGAAATGTCGCGATGGATGTTCTTGGTAGTACAAATCGATAA
- a CDS encoding MerR family transcriptional regulator → MAYTVKQLAKISNVSVRTLHWYDEIGLLKPAYQGANGYRYYEEKQCLKLQQILFFRELGFPLNDIQKLLMQDDFDHIKALEAHKQILERDINRKNQLIATIDKTIQHLRGKHKMSNEELYYGFDSQRQKQYERELVKEGVVNQDWMDKYKKKINQWTQADKDRFIQEGKEINQLLISAINNQLKPSSPEVQAIIHRHHAWVGWNPTKEGYIGLSQRYLTPEFRKFYEQQHPALLEFIIEGMLFYANKNL, encoded by the coding sequence ATGGCTTATACGGTAAAACAATTAGCAAAAATATCGAATGTCAGTGTGCGCACTTTACATTGGTATGATGAAATAGGCTTATTAAAACCAGCCTATCAAGGTGCTAATGGCTATCGTTATTATGAAGAAAAGCAGTGCTTAAAATTACAGCAAATTTTATTCTTCAGAGAGCTGGGATTTCCCTTGAATGATATCCAAAAACTGCTTATGCAAGATGATTTTGACCATATCAAAGCATTAGAGGCGCATAAACAGATTTTGGAAAGAGATATCAATCGAAAAAATCAACTGATTGCAACGATTGATAAAACCATTCAACATTTAAGAGGTAAGCATAAGATGTCTAACGAAGAATTATATTATGGCTTTGATTCACAACGGCAGAAACAATACGAAAGGGAACTAGTCAAAGAAGGGGTGGTCAACCAGGATTGGATGGATAAGTACAAGAAAAAAATAAATCAATGGACTCAGGCTGACAAAGACAGATTTATTCAGGAAGGCAAAGAGATTAATCAATTGCTGATTTCGGCTATTAATAATCAACTGAAGCCCTCTTCTCCAGAGGTGCAAGCCATTATCCATAGGCACCATGCCTGGGTAGGGTGGAATCCAACCAAGGAAGGATATATTGGGCTAAGTCAAAGATATTTGACTCCAGAGTTTAGGAAATTTTATGAGCAGCAGCATCCTGCTCTACTCGAGTTTATTATTGAAGGAATGCTATTTTATGCAAATAAAAACCTTTGA